In the genome of Tripterygium wilfordii isolate XIE 37 chromosome 19, ASM1340144v1, whole genome shotgun sequence, one region contains:
- the LOC119984973 gene encoding universal stress protein PHOS32-like, whose product MNPQQHTLDSDQPQLPNIKIHHPSSPRHQHHHSGATPTPTAGARRKIGVAVDLSDESAYAVRWAVDHYIRPGDAVILLHVSATSVLFGADWGPLSHSSPSKNDRDSSSGGLHTEKDGNIQQNSPSRKDTEEDFDAFTAYKVADLARPLKEAQIPYKIHIVKDHDMKERLCLEVERLGLSAVIMGSRGFGAAMRGSDGKLGSVSDYCVHHCVCPVVVVRYPDDKDGGPTVEEAVLSVKEDGEEEAVIRPVPHAAVDNVALNRKDA is encoded by the exons ATGAATCCCCAACAACACACACTGGACTCCGATCAACCCCAGCTCCCCAACATCAAGATCCACCACCCCTCCTCCCCCCGCCATCAACACCACCACTCCGGTGCTACCCCTACCCCAACTGCCGGCGCCCGCCGCAAGATTGGCGTTGCTGTTGACCTCTCCGACGAGTCCGCATACGCTGTTCGCTGGGCTGTCGACCACTATATCCGTCCAGGAGACGCCGTCATCCTCCTACATGTATCGGCTACGAGCGTTCTCTTCGGCGCTGACTGGGGCCCACTCTCCCACTCCAGTCCTTCTAAGAATGACAGAGACTCTTCCTCCGGCGGATTACATACGGAGAAAGACGGGAATATTCAACAAAATTCTCCATCTCGGAAAGATACGGAGGAGGATTTCGACGCGTTCACTGCTTACAAGGTTGCGGATCTCGCGAGGCCGTTGAAGGAAGCGCAGATACCATACAAGATCCACATTGTTAAGGATCATGATATGAAGGAGAGGCTATGCTTGGAGGTGGAGAGGCTTGGATTAAGCGCTGTGATCATGGGGAGCCGAGGGTTTGGAGCTGCCATGAGAGGCAGTGACGGGAAGTTGGGAAGCGTCAGTGATTACTGCGTGCATCATTGTGTGTGCCCCGTTGTGGTGGTGAGGTATCCCGATGATAAAGATGGTGGCCCGACGGTTGAAGAGGCCGTGTTGTCTGTGAAAGAAGATGGAGAAGAGGAGGCCGTGATCAGGCCAGTTCCTCATGCGGCGGTAGATAATGTGGCATTGAACCGCAAAG ATGCATAG
- the LOC119985879 gene encoding tRNA (guanine(37)-N1)-methyltransferase 1 isoform X2 codes for MLTKVLLRPNTLLLSFPLFSATHRFFFAKLTTSTATNTDSLFSAQSLSYTASYGPSLHKGKIPAPQFPNQHEENLDEDGVEEDGDGVIDEDSFTRIFDVSALRVPARDCSALESRIRGHLLNWARIRNIARVPGDDVEDDDPIKRLIVVNKNVDEEETESSLDSLNRRIYGRAESDGEALSPVLYRDKLAREFNSRGYARFRHLARISRPNKKKGKGGEGEEKRKGKERREIWTVEVVDEEVEELKGLLGEGFKGRRKWSGPTRLLLLDERYAGKGVEDLPEAIKVLEVLLPKNLIIPSAFETVGHIAHLNLRDEHLPFKKLIAKVVLDKNRPKIQTVVNKIDAIHSDYRTMQLEVLAGNRSLVTTLVENGLRFHVDLATVYWNSRLATERQRLLSGFTSNDIVCDVFSGVGPISIAAAKIVKRVYANDLNPYAVDYLERNSILNKVERRIKVFNMDGRRFIHAMFASEKAQSITQVVMNLPNDAAESLDAFKGIYRDKPKSGEFTLPRIHVYGFSKAQDPEFDFHERIRIALSEVAVDVEMRRVRLVAPGKWMLCASFVLPLSVAYAKPRLDL; via the exons ATGCTCACCAAAGTACTTCTTAGACCCAATACTCTCCTCCTCTCTTTCCCGCTCTTCTCCGCAACCCATCGCTTCTTCTTCGCAAAACTGACCACCTCCACTGCCACCAACACAGATTCTCTCTTTTCCGCTCAATCTCTGTCTTACACGGCGTCATATGGACCATCCCTTCACAAGGGCAAAATCCCAGCTCCCCAATTTCCAAATCAACATGAGGAGAACCTCGACGAAGATGGTGTTGAAGAAGACGGTGATGGTGTAATTGATGAAGATAGCTTCACTAGAATCTTCGATGTCTCGGCGCTTCGAGTCCCTGCGAGGGACTGTTCTGCTCTCGAGAGCCGAATACGTGGCCATCTCCTCAACTGGGCCCGAATTCGTAACATTGCTAGAGTACCCGGAGATGATGTCGAGGATGACGACCCCATCAAGCGTTTGATTGTTGTGAATAAAAATGTTGATGAAGAAGAGACTGAAAGTAGTCTAGATTCGTTGAATCGAAGGATCTATGGGAGAGCAGAGAGTGATGGAGAAGCATTGAGTCCGGTTTTGTACAGGGATAAGCTGGCGAGGGAGTTCAATTCGCGGGGCTATGCTAGGTTTAGGCATTTAGCTAGGATTTCTCGACCgaataaaaagaagggaaagggaggggaaggagaggaaaagaggaagggaaaagagagaagagaaatttGGACGGTGGAAGTGGTGGATGAGGAAGTGGAGGAACTAAAGGGCTTGTTGGGTGAAGGGTTTAAGGGGAGGAGGAAATGGAGTGGTCCCACGAGGTTATTGCTTCTAGATGAGAGGTACGCAGGGAAGGGAGTGGAAGACTTGCCAGAGGCTATTAAG GTCTTGGAGGTCTTGCTACCTAAGAATTTGATAATTCCATCAGCTTTTGAAACAGTCGGACACATTGCACATCTTAACCTGAGAGATGAACATTTGCCATTCAAAAAACTTATAGCAAAG GTAGTTCTGGATAAAAATAGGCCCAAGATACAAACAGTTGTCAATAAGATTGATGCTATACATAGTGACTACAGAACAATGCAGCTTGAGGTTTTAGCTGGGAACCGATCACTTGTGACAACACTAGTTGAGAATGGATTGCGGTTTCATGTTGATTTGGCAACAGT GTATTGGAATTCAAGGCTCGCGACAGAAAGACAAAGACTCTTGAGTGGCTTTACATCCAATGATattgttt GTGATGTTTTCTCTGGGGTTGGTCCAATATCTATAGCTGCAGCGAAGATAGTGAAACGAGTATATGCCAATGATTTGAACCCATATGCAGTTGATTATCTCGAAAGAAATAGCATCCTCAACAAGGTTGAAAGGAGAATTAAG GTCTTTAACATGGATGGGAGGAGGTTCATTCATGCGATGTTTGCAAGCGAGAAAGCGCAATCCATTACCCAGGTGGTTATGAATTTACCAAATGATGCAGCAGAATCTCTAG ATGCTTTCAAGGGAATATACAGAGATAAACCCAAGAGTGGAGAATTCACCTTGCCAAGGATCCATGTTTATGGATTCTCCAAAGCTCAAGATCCAGAATTCGATTTTCATGAG CGAATAAGAATCGCCTTGTCAGAAGTGGCGGTTGACGTAGAAATGCGAAGGGTGCGCCTTGTAGCTCCCGGAAAATGGATGCTGTGTGCGTCCTTTGTACTTCCTTTGAGTGTAGCTTATGCAAAGCCTCGGCTAGATTTATAA
- the LOC119985879 gene encoding tRNA (guanine(37)-N1)-methyltransferase 1 isoform X1 → MLTKVLLRPNTLLLSFPLFSATHRFFFAKLTTSTATNTDSLFSAQSLSYTASYGPSLHKGKIPAPQFPNQHEENLDEDGVEEDGDGVIDEDSFTRIFDVSALRVPARDCSALESRIRGHLLNWARIRNIARVPGDDVEDDDPIKRLIVVNKNVDEEETESSLDSLNRRIYGRAESDGEALSPVLYRDKLAREFNSRGYARFRHLARISRPNKKKGKGGEGEEKRKGKERREIWTVEVVDEEVEELKGLLGEGFKGRRKWSGPTRLLLLDERYAGKGVEDLPEAIKVILDEYKRGSISSSIELVRCKLTLFYDYWQMNEVLEVLLPKNLIIPSAFETVGHIAHLNLRDEHLPFKKLIAKVVLDKNRPKIQTVVNKIDAIHSDYRTMQLEVLAGNRSLVTTLVENGLRFHVDLATVYWNSRLATERQRLLSGFTSNDIVCDVFSGVGPISIAAAKIVKRVYANDLNPYAVDYLERNSILNKVERRIKVFNMDGRRFIHAMFASEKAQSITQVVMNLPNDAAESLDAFKGIYRDKPKSGEFTLPRIHVYGFSKAQDPEFDFHERIRIALSEVAVDVEMRRVRLVAPGKWMLCASFVLPLSVAYAKPRLDL, encoded by the exons ATGCTCACCAAAGTACTTCTTAGACCCAATACTCTCCTCCTCTCTTTCCCGCTCTTCTCCGCAACCCATCGCTTCTTCTTCGCAAAACTGACCACCTCCACTGCCACCAACACAGATTCTCTCTTTTCCGCTCAATCTCTGTCTTACACGGCGTCATATGGACCATCCCTTCACAAGGGCAAAATCCCAGCTCCCCAATTTCCAAATCAACATGAGGAGAACCTCGACGAAGATGGTGTTGAAGAAGACGGTGATGGTGTAATTGATGAAGATAGCTTCACTAGAATCTTCGATGTCTCGGCGCTTCGAGTCCCTGCGAGGGACTGTTCTGCTCTCGAGAGCCGAATACGTGGCCATCTCCTCAACTGGGCCCGAATTCGTAACATTGCTAGAGTACCCGGAGATGATGTCGAGGATGACGACCCCATCAAGCGTTTGATTGTTGTGAATAAAAATGTTGATGAAGAAGAGACTGAAAGTAGTCTAGATTCGTTGAATCGAAGGATCTATGGGAGAGCAGAGAGTGATGGAGAAGCATTGAGTCCGGTTTTGTACAGGGATAAGCTGGCGAGGGAGTTCAATTCGCGGGGCTATGCTAGGTTTAGGCATTTAGCTAGGATTTCTCGACCgaataaaaagaagggaaagggaggggaaggagaggaaaagaggaagggaaaagagagaagagaaatttGGACGGTGGAAGTGGTGGATGAGGAAGTGGAGGAACTAAAGGGCTTGTTGGGTGAAGGGTTTAAGGGGAGGAGGAAATGGAGTGGTCCCACGAGGTTATTGCTTCTAGATGAGAGGTACGCAGGGAAGGGAGTGGAAGACTTGCCAGAGGCTATTAAG GTCATTCTGGATGAATATAAGAGAGGAAGTATCTCATCTTCGATTGAGCTCGTTAGATGCAAGCTGACTTTATTTTATGATTACTGGCAGATGAATGAG GTCTTGGAGGTCTTGCTACCTAAGAATTTGATAATTCCATCAGCTTTTGAAACAGTCGGACACATTGCACATCTTAACCTGAGAGATGAACATTTGCCATTCAAAAAACTTATAGCAAAG GTAGTTCTGGATAAAAATAGGCCCAAGATACAAACAGTTGTCAATAAGATTGATGCTATACATAGTGACTACAGAACAATGCAGCTTGAGGTTTTAGCTGGGAACCGATCACTTGTGACAACACTAGTTGAGAATGGATTGCGGTTTCATGTTGATTTGGCAACAGT GTATTGGAATTCAAGGCTCGCGACAGAAAGACAAAGACTCTTGAGTGGCTTTACATCCAATGATattgttt GTGATGTTTTCTCTGGGGTTGGTCCAATATCTATAGCTGCAGCGAAGATAGTGAAACGAGTATATGCCAATGATTTGAACCCATATGCAGTTGATTATCTCGAAAGAAATAGCATCCTCAACAAGGTTGAAAGGAGAATTAAG GTCTTTAACATGGATGGGAGGAGGTTCATTCATGCGATGTTTGCAAGCGAGAAAGCGCAATCCATTACCCAGGTGGTTATGAATTTACCAAATGATGCAGCAGAATCTCTAG ATGCTTTCAAGGGAATATACAGAGATAAACCCAAGAGTGGAGAATTCACCTTGCCAAGGATCCATGTTTATGGATTCTCCAAAGCTCAAGATCCAGAATTCGATTTTCATGAG CGAATAAGAATCGCCTTGTCAGAAGTGGCGGTTGACGTAGAAATGCGAAGGGTGCGCCTTGTAGCTCCCGGAAAATGGATGCTGTGTGCGTCCTTTGTACTTCCTTTGAGTGTAGCTTATGCAAAGCCTCGGCTAGATTTATAA
- the LOC119985879 gene encoding tRNA (guanine(37)-N1)-methyltransferase 1 isoform X3 → MLTKVLLRPNTLLLSFPLFSATHRFFFAKLTTSTATNTDSLFSAQSLSYTASYGPSLHKGKIPAPQFPNQHEENLDEDGVEEDGDGVIDEDSFTRIFDVSALRVPARDCSALESRIRGHLLNWARIRNIARVPGDDVEDDDPIKRLIVVNKNVDEEETESSLDSLNRRIYGRAESDGEALSPVLYRDKLAREFNSRGYARFRHLARISRPNKKKGKGGEGEEKRKGKERREIWTVEVVDEEVEELKGLLGEGFKGRRKWSGPTRLLLLDERYAGKGVEDLPEAIKVILDEYKRGSISSSIELVRCKLTLFYDYWQMNEVLEVLLPKNLIIPSAFETVGHIAHLNLRDEHLPFKKLIAKVVLDKNRPKIQTVVNKIDAIHSDYRTMQLEVLAGNRSLVTTLVENGLRFHVDLATVYWNSRLATERQRLLSGFTSNDIVCDVFSGVGPISIAAAKIVKRVYANDLNPYAVDYLERNSILNKVERRIKDIVRPFRSLTWMGGGSFMRCLQARKRNPLPRWL, encoded by the exons ATGCTCACCAAAGTACTTCTTAGACCCAATACTCTCCTCCTCTCTTTCCCGCTCTTCTCCGCAACCCATCGCTTCTTCTTCGCAAAACTGACCACCTCCACTGCCACCAACACAGATTCTCTCTTTTCCGCTCAATCTCTGTCTTACACGGCGTCATATGGACCATCCCTTCACAAGGGCAAAATCCCAGCTCCCCAATTTCCAAATCAACATGAGGAGAACCTCGACGAAGATGGTGTTGAAGAAGACGGTGATGGTGTAATTGATGAAGATAGCTTCACTAGAATCTTCGATGTCTCGGCGCTTCGAGTCCCTGCGAGGGACTGTTCTGCTCTCGAGAGCCGAATACGTGGCCATCTCCTCAACTGGGCCCGAATTCGTAACATTGCTAGAGTACCCGGAGATGATGTCGAGGATGACGACCCCATCAAGCGTTTGATTGTTGTGAATAAAAATGTTGATGAAGAAGAGACTGAAAGTAGTCTAGATTCGTTGAATCGAAGGATCTATGGGAGAGCAGAGAGTGATGGAGAAGCATTGAGTCCGGTTTTGTACAGGGATAAGCTGGCGAGGGAGTTCAATTCGCGGGGCTATGCTAGGTTTAGGCATTTAGCTAGGATTTCTCGACCgaataaaaagaagggaaagggaggggaaggagaggaaaagaggaagggaaaagagagaagagaaatttGGACGGTGGAAGTGGTGGATGAGGAAGTGGAGGAACTAAAGGGCTTGTTGGGTGAAGGGTTTAAGGGGAGGAGGAAATGGAGTGGTCCCACGAGGTTATTGCTTCTAGATGAGAGGTACGCAGGGAAGGGAGTGGAAGACTTGCCAGAGGCTATTAAG GTCATTCTGGATGAATATAAGAGAGGAAGTATCTCATCTTCGATTGAGCTCGTTAGATGCAAGCTGACTTTATTTTATGATTACTGGCAGATGAATGAG GTCTTGGAGGTCTTGCTACCTAAGAATTTGATAATTCCATCAGCTTTTGAAACAGTCGGACACATTGCACATCTTAACCTGAGAGATGAACATTTGCCATTCAAAAAACTTATAGCAAAG GTAGTTCTGGATAAAAATAGGCCCAAGATACAAACAGTTGTCAATAAGATTGATGCTATACATAGTGACTACAGAACAATGCAGCTTGAGGTTTTAGCTGGGAACCGATCACTTGTGACAACACTAGTTGAGAATGGATTGCGGTTTCATGTTGATTTGGCAACAGT GTATTGGAATTCAAGGCTCGCGACAGAAAGACAAAGACTCTTGAGTGGCTTTACATCCAATGATattgttt GTGATGTTTTCTCTGGGGTTGGTCCAATATCTATAGCTGCAGCGAAGATAGTGAAACGAGTATATGCCAATGATTTGAACCCATATGCAGTTGATTATCTCGAAAGAAATAGCATCCTCAACAAGGTTGAAAGGAGAATTAAG GATATTGTACGTCCTTTTAGGTCTTTAACATGGATGGGAGGAGGTTCATTCATGCGATGTTTGCAAGCGAGAAAGCGCAATCCATTACCCAGGTGGTTATGA
- the LOC119985881 gene encoding uncharacterized protein LOC119985881 has protein sequence MQSTNLETTNKEEKRSERNPQRKRKKKIKNAFFLCFQPVTMDGPVNPDSGLGDGNLGFKCISVKDKDGGVVFTNILPDSSSPSMDNKSASADAATPRKKRLGHRSFSRVLKALLFEASLVKKLRKRKLREKLNRSHPESSEKTVKNSKPPLEISMSNNPESNTNGGRSSISNSSSSLRLSSVITSTTLCSSCGSSLSDRNNSNRSFRLSSSEQRKMKDNINNVQEQGKGYYGVNFGLCLVVLSLVVLVFWGKVCAIFCTSTWLFFVPRRSIRSEWRNEGASEFDSEQYKKKIIMQGLLERNRIRSL, from the exons ATGCAATCAACAAATTTAGAAACAACCaacaaagaagagaagagaagcgAGAGGAACCctcagaggaagaggaagaagaagatcaagaaCGCGTTCTTCTTGTGCTTTCAACCGGTGACCATGGACGGTCCAGTCAATCCAGATAGCGGACTCGGCGACGGAAATCTGGGTTTTAAGTGTATTTCCGTGAAAGATAAAGATGGCGGCGTGGTCTTTACAAATATATTGCCGGATTCATCATCACCGTCGATGGATAACAAATCAGCCTCTGCCGACGCTGCCACTCCTCGGAAAAAGAGACTTGGTCACCGGAGTTTTTCGCGTGTGTTGAAAGCCCTTCTCTTTGAAGCGTCCCTG GTCAAGAAGTTAAGGAAAAGGAAACTTAGAGAGAAATTGAATCGTTCACATCCCGAATCGTCAGAAAAGActgtaaaaaattcaaaaccgcCTTTAGAAATTTCAATGTCAAACAACCCAGAAAGCAACACTAATGGAGGAAGAAGCAGCATTTCCAATTCATCATCTTCGTTACGTTTGTCTTCAGTGATCACTTCAACCACCTTGTGTTCTTCGTGTGGTTCATCTTTGTCTGATCGAAACAACTCAAACAGGTCGTTTCGATTAAGTTCATCGGAGCAAAGAAAGATGAAGGACAATATCAATAATGTGCAAGAGCAAGGAAAAGGGTATTATGGTGTTAATTTTGGCTTGTGTTTGGTTGTTTTGAGTCTGGTGGTTTTGGTCTTCTGGGGCAAGGTTTGTGCCATTTTTTGTACCTCGACATGGCTTTTCTTCGTGCCTCGTCGGAGTATCAGGAGTGAGTGGAGAAATGAGGGCGCGTCGGAGTTTGATTCCGAGCAGTACAAGAAGAAGATTATCATGCAAGGGTTGCTGGAAAGAAACCGTATTCGGAGCTTGTAG
- the LOC119986206 gene encoding ubiquitin carboxyl-terminal hydrolase 14, whose translation MAEPMDLLRANLSRVRIPEPTNRIYKQECCVSFESPRSEGGLFIDMNTFLAFGKDYVSWNYEKTGNPVYLHIKQTKKLVPEDRPLKKPTLLAIGVDGGFDNNETEYDEAHNIVILPDYVKLPFPSVELPEKVRLAVDAILMAEGAERKEQLASWTADKKHVSSFAMNLQQIDNGVTVPPSGWQCIKCDKKDNLWLNLTDGMILCGRKNWDGTGGNNHAIEHYKETGYPLAVKLGTITADLEAADVFSYPEDESVLDPLLAQHLAFFGIDFSSLQKTELTTAERELDQNTNFDWNRIQESGQEVEPIFGPGYTGLTNLGNSCYLAATMQVVFSTHSFRSRYYVNQSLKRAFDLAPADPTVDLNMQLTKLAHGLLSGRYSVPALEKDEHANSGTSVTAKQEGIPPRMFKSVIAVGHPEFSSVRQQDALEFFLHFLDNIERANGGNPEVDPSRSFKFGIEDRILCSSGKVAYNKRIDYILSLNIPLHEATNKDELAAFHKLKAEKVSEGKDLSNDEIVRPRVPLEACLSSFSAPEEIHDFYSTALKAKTTALKMAGLTSFPDYLVLHMRKFVMEKGWVPKKLDVYIDVPDIIDISHMRSKGLQPGEELLPEDVPGEESKSNEPVANEDIVSQLLSMGFNHLHCQKAAIYTSNTGVEEAMNWLLSHMDDPDIDVPIEAKGSEASSHVDQSKVDTLISFGFQEEIARKALKASGGDVERATDWIFNNPDATTVSSDMDATTSTTTPASVDNTLPDGVGRYKLFGIVSHIGTSTQCGHYVAHIRKDGRWVIFNDNKVGASVNPPKDMGYLYFFERLNS comes from the exons ATGGCGGAACCTATGGACCTCCTCCGTGCCAATCTGTCTCGAGTTCGGATCCCCGAGCCTACCAATCGCATCTACAAGCAGGAATGCTGCGTCTCTTTCGAATCTCCG AGATCTGAAGGTGGGTTGTTCATCGACATGAATACATTTCTTGCTTTTGGGAAGGATTACGTGAGTTGGAACTATGAGAAGACTGGAAATCCTGTTTATTTGCATATAAAGCAAACAAAAAAGCTGGTTCCGGAAGATAGGCCCTTGAAGAAACCAACTCTTTTGGCTATAG GTGTGGATGGGGGGTTCGATAACAATGAGACCGAGTATGATGAAGCTCACAACATAGTCATACTTCCTGATTATGTGAAACTTCCATTTCCATCTGTGGAGTTGCCAGAGAAG GTAAGACTAGCAGTTGATGCTATATTAATGGCTGAAGGGGCTGAGCGGAAAGAGCAACTTGCTTCCTGGACAGCTGACAAGAAACATGTTAGTTCATTTGCAATGAACTTGCAGCAGATCGATAATGGTGTTACCGTACCACCCTCTGGATGGCAATGCATCAAGTGTGACAAAAAAGATAATCTCTGGCTGAATCTTACTGATGGAATGATTCTTTGTGGAAGAAAAAATTGGGATGGAACTGGTGGAAACAACCATGCCATTGAACATTACAAGGAAACAGGTTACCCTCTTGCTGTAAAGCTTGGGACAATAACTGCTGATCTGGAGGCAGCAG ATGTTTTCTCTTATCCGGAGGATGAAAGCGTTTTGGACCCTCTCTTAGCACAACATCTGGCCTTTTTTGGCATTGATTTTTCATCATTACAAAAG ACTGAATTAACAACTGCGGAAAGGGAACTTGACCAAAATACCAATTTCGATTGGAACCGAATTCAAGAAAGTGGACAGGAAGTTGAACCAATATTTGGACCAGGTTATACAGGACTTACCAATCTTGGAAACAG cTGTTACTTAGCAGCAACCATGCAAGTTGTGTTCTCGACACATTCCTTCCGTTCACG ATACTATGTGAATCAAAGCTTGAAAAGAGCATTTGACCTTGCTCCAGCTGATCCAACTGTTGATTTGAATATGCAGTT GACGAAGCTGGCACATGGTTTACTATCCGGTAGATACTCAGTTCCTGCATTGGAG AAAGATGAGCATGCAAATTCTGGAACCTCAGTAACCGCT AAACAGGAAGGAATTCCCCCTAGAATGTTCAAATCAGTTATTGCTGTAGGCCATCCTGAATTTTCTAGTGTGAGGCAACAG gatgctttggaattctttttGCATTTTCTTGATAATATTGAACGTGCTAATGGTGGAAACCCCGAAGTGGATCCCTCAAGGAGCTTCAAGTTTGGTATTGAAGACCGTATCTTATGCTCATCTGGGAAGGTTGCTTACAATAAAAGAATTGACTATATTCTTTCTCTAAATATTCCACTGCACGAAGCTACTAATAAAG ATGAACTTGCAGCTTTTCACAAACTGAAAGCAGAAAAGGTCTCAGAAGGGAAAGATCT ATCAAATGATGAAATTGTACGTCCAAGAGTTCCTCTTGAAGCATGCCTTTCGAGCTTCTCAGCTCCTGAAGAGATACATGACTTTTACAGCACAGCCTTGAAGGCTAAGACAACGGCACTGAA gaTGGCTGGTTTAACTTCATTCCCTGATTATTTGGTGTTGCATATGCGTAAATTTGTTATGGAGAAGGGTTGGGTGCCAAAAAAGCTTG ATGTCTACATAGATGTTCCCGATATCATTGATATTAGCCACATGCGTAGCAAGGGCCTTCAACCAGGAGAGGAGCTGTTACCTGAGGATG TTCCTGGAGAAGAATCCAAATCAAATGAGCCTGTGGCGAATGAGGATATTGTCTCACAGCTTTTGTCCATGGGGTTTAATCACCTTCATTGTCAGAAAGCTGCCATATATACCTCAAATACTGGAGTTGAGGAGGCTATGAATTGGTTACTTTCCCACATGGATGACCCAG ATATTGATGTTCCTATTGAGGCAAAGGGCTCTGAAGCTTCCTCCCATGTTGATCAATCTAAAGTAGATACTTTGATCTCATTTGGTTTTCAAGAAGAAATAGCTCGAAAGGCATTGAAGGCATCG GGTGGCGATGTAGAGAGAGCTACAGATTGGATATTTAACAACCCCGATGCTACTACTGTTTCTTCTGATATGGATGCTACAACATCAACAACTACACCTGCTTCAGTTGATAACACTTTACCTGATGGTGTAGGGA GATACAAGCTTTTTGGAATAGTGAGCCACATTGGAACATCTACACAGTGTGGACACTATGTAGCTCACATTCGTAAAGATGGAAGGTGGGTCATTTTTAATGATAACAAGGTTGGGGCTTCAGTAAATCCTCCAAAGGACATGGGATATCTCTATTTCTTTGAGAGGCTTAACAGCTAG